From one Anabas testudineus chromosome 18, fAnaTes1.2, whole genome shotgun sequence genomic stretch:
- the LOC113157212 gene encoding protein mono-ADP-ribosyltransferase PARP14-like, which yields MNKIMEKRVKLPTDVITFIKTSGVISKYQARFQQSFKSPVSLEVGSDLVLSSLSSGALDEALAAIERDLSLDIVQLQGAAAVPPHLDRMKEILYKAKNEVNCGEFRVDFSFISAVSGTALTKVRLVGYSENVNKLKEVLHDNEFNHHVIDLSPDLVDCFYEILDLVEMKQPEVTLKASHFPHPCVRLSGPRCLVREAQTNLKATLASLTIDTLVLDGSGAQRYFEEDGKLNKELVESSCHVIIRKQRSVKTKPLSTRSPISITPRSVITTGHLGNIVGNMVDNKTNLKIKLGCLEDEQHYQDIYRHLSLNMKQGGQVIFRSLNSDLDEISISVGGGVKIQLAFGDISNETTDVVVNTTGFTDFETDSVCKDILTKAGPQVEAILKTAKVNRGEVFKTQAGSFPCRSIFHVCGQQDAGIIEILVCRIIRDCESSRYTSVAIPAICAGVGGLDPDVVAQAILRGIKTTTSSTPLHFVTNIRLVLNKINVFMAFKQQTTHMFPHAVISRVSVSQLRHVPQQRSTRLINTNPIITATRTGQQQRSVFIFVGLVKKNVEDAKTKLKDVYQAQCSTHSFTKEQLTGLTKDDLKGLEKTVEAEGLCMQRDQFGSLTVSGLKHGVNQVKQMVQTTATLRREMRAKEEEDLYTCVTWCILGHSGKWERLPKTANYNLEKSDVTGGIVDAQGISWSVDLQRIEAKRHRTGQTAKLKRLENLPDLMLPLYWDNMKTGEYLRVVSLESTSAEYQTVKQDFRRTVTRTIMKIERLQNVHLLRAYEVQKKHITDKTNLQGGALEKSLYHGTTQDNCDSIIKTGFNRSFAGQNATAYGHGTYFAVNASYSASPTYSKPAADGSQLMFVARVLTGTYTVGGSNMKVPPPRNVLQPHDLYDSVVDNIHNPSMYVVFHDNQAYPDYLITFK from the exons ATGAACAAAATAATGGAAAAGAGAGTTAAGCTCCCTACAGATGTAATCACCTTTATAAAAACCAGTGGTGTCATCTCCAAGTACCAGGCTCGCTTCCAGCAGAGCTTCAAAAGTCCTGTTTCTCTAGAAGTGGGATCAGACCTGGTTCTGTCCAGTCTGTCGTCTGGTGCCCTGGATGAGGCTCTGGCAGCAATAGAAAGGGACCTGAGCCTGGACATTGTGCAGCTCCAGGGTGCTGCAGCTGTGCCTCCACATCtagacagaatgaaagaaatcCTCTACAAAGCGAAGAACGAGGTAAACTGTGGAGAGTTCAGAGTGGACTTCAGCTTCATCTCAGCAGTGAGTGGAACGGCACTGACTAAGGTACGACTTGTTGggtacagtgaaaatgtgaacaagCTGAAAGAGGTTCTGCATGACAACGAGTTCAACCACCATGTGATAGACCTATCTCCTGACCTGGTTGACTGTTTCTACGAAATCTTAGACCTGGTTGAGATGAAGCAACCTGAGGTGACCTTGAAAGCTTCACATTTCCCACATCCTTGTGTTCGTCTGTCTGGACCCCGTTGCCTCGTACGAGAAGCTCAGACAAACCTAAAAGCAACTCTAGCCAGTCTGACAATAGACACACTGGTTCTAGACGGGTCAGGGGCTCAGAGGTACTTCGAGGAAGACGGTAAATTGAACAAGGAGCTGGTAGAAAGCTCCTGTCACGTCATTATCAGGAAGCAGCGAAGTGTGAAAACTAAGCCACTAAGCACCAGGAGCCCCATCAGTATCACACCTAGATCTGTCATCACCACTGGACACTTGGGGAACATTGTTGGGAACATGGtggacaacaaaacaaatctgaagaTCAAGCTTGGATGTTTGGAGGATGAGCAG CACTACCAAGACATCTACAGACACCTCAGCTTGAATATGAAGCAGGGAGGCCAAG tgaTCTTCAGGTCCCTCAATAGTGACCTTGATGAGATCTCTATATCAGTGGGAGGTGGTGTTAAAATACAGCTGGCATTTGGTGACATCTCCAATGAGACCACAGATGTTGTTGTGAACACCACTGGCTTTACAGATTTTGAAACAG ACAGTGTGTGCAAAGACATTTTAACTAAGGCTGGACCCCAGGTGGAGGCAATACTGAAAACtg CAAAAGTGAACAGAGGAGAGGTTTTTAAAACCCAGGCTGGATCGTTTCCCTGTAGAAgcatttttcatgtgtgtggACAACAGGATGCAGGCATCATTGAAATTCTGGTGTGTCGCATCATTCGAGATTGTGAATCCTCTCGATACACATCTGTGGCCATTCCTGCCATCTGTGCCg GTGTTGGTGGTCTGGATCCTGATGTCGTGGCACAGGCTATTCTCCGAGGGATTAAGACCACCACATCCTCCACCCCCCTCCATTTTGTCACCAACATTCGTCTTGTACTAAATAAGATCAATGTTTTTATggcatttaaacaacaaacaacacatatGTTTCCACATGCAGTTATCAGCAGAG tgtcagtgtctcaGTTGCGTCACGTACCACAGCAACGGTCCACAAGGTTGATTAACACAAACCCAATCATCACCGCTACCCGTACGGGTCAGCAGCAGAGGTCTGTCTTCATATTCGTAggtcttgttaaaaaaaatgttgaagaTGCCAAGACAAAGCTGAAGGATGTGTATCAGGCTCAGTGCTCCACACATAGTTTCACCAAGGAGCAGCTGACAGGTCTCACAAAGGACGACCTGAAGGGCCTGGAGAAGACAGTGGAGGCTGAAGGTCTGTGCATGCAGAGGGACCAGTTTGGCAGCTTGACAGTGAGCGGGTTAAAACATGGGGTCAACCAGGTGAAGCAGATGGTTCAAACCACTGCAACCCTTAGGAGAGAGATGAGAgcaaaagaggaggaggatttaTACACCTGTGTGACTTGGTGCATCCTGGGACACAGCGGCAAATGGGAAAGGCTCCCCAAAACAGCCAATTACAACCTGGAAAAGAGTGATGTAACTGGAGGAATAGTGGACGCACAGGGAATCTCCTGGAGTGTGGATCTACAGAGGATAGAGGCCAAAAGACACAGAACTGGACAGACGGCAAAACTGAAACGACTTGAGAATCTGCCAG acctCATGCTGCCTCTTTACTGGGACAACATGAAAACTGGTGAATATCTTCGGGTGGTTTCTCTGGAGTCCACCTCTGCAGAGTACCAGACTGTGAAGCAGGACTTCAGACGAACTGTCACCAGGACTATAATGAAA ATCGAGCGTTTGCAGAATGTTCACCTGCTTCGTGCCTATGAAGTGCAGAAGAAGCACATTACTGATAAAACGAACCTGCAGGGAGGAGCATTGGAAAAATCTCTGTACCACGGGACGACCCAGGACAACTGTGACTCCATCATTAAAACTGGGTTCAACAGAAGCTTTGCTGGACAAAATG CAACTGCTTATGGTCATGGAACCTACTTTGCTGTAAATGCCAGCTACTCAGCCAGTCCCACCTACTCCAAGCCAGCTGCTGATGGTTCTCAGTTAATGTTTGTGGCTCGAGTCCTGACTGGTACCTACACTGTGGgtggcagcaacatgaaggttCCTCCTCCACGCAATGTCCTGCAGCCCCACGACCTCTATGACAGCGTGGTGGATAACATACACAACCCCAGCATGTATGTTGTGTTCCATGATAACCAAGCGTACCCAGACTACCTCATCACCTTCAAGTGA
- the f13a1b gene encoding coagulation factor XIII, A1 polypeptide b yields MSDQGATATPSSPPPAPTGPPPKVTSRGRAAAPTASSNVDAADIPEFEHFGTVGPRGLPPLTEYLDIWDVDMIKKPDEINKIDHHTALYHSDFLIVRRGQEFQVNITFDRTYKPAEDKFAVEFVIGSNPQYSKGTYIPVLPTKERQSSWEGRIINKSDNVITMGITPAANCIVGKYHMYVAVMTPFGIRRTRKDNSRDVYILFNPWAADDAVFLDDEEERKECVMNEMGIIYHGAFDDIAERDWNYGQFNYGVLDACLSVMDRSDMPINNRGDPIKVARQASAMLDSLDDNGVLVGNWTGEYTYGVAPTSWTGSTDILLSYASSKMPVCYAQCWVYAAVFNTFLRCLGIPSRVVTNYYSAHDNDGNLKTDIILDENGRVDRNRTKDSIWNYHCWNECYMTRPDLPPGFGGWQVVDATPQETSDGMYRCGPASVYAIKHGQLCFPFDAAFVFAEVNSDVVFYSRKKDGTMQPVKVNRSHVGRLVLTKTPGDVTRRDITSQYKFVEGSAEEQTVLEKAEEFGCKRDKSDLPVADIDLVLPKLEIRVGDDFELSLEFVNRSNQERTVNTYISGSVVYYTGVNKHEFLLRDPSVKISPNSSAKEVVMVQSKSYMKHLVEQANLHFIVTGKVKETGHVVSAMKVVTLHNPKLTVEVSGEGRVSEEMVATVRFTNPFSFNLENVYIRMEGPGLMPPQFKYYSLITAGSSLTWAEFFTPHRAGSTRVIATLDCPVLRQVYGQASITIKP; encoded by the exons ATGTCTGATCAAGGTGCCACCGCTACTCCTTCTTCTCCCCCTCCTGCTCCTACTGGACCCCCTCCCAAGGTGACGAGCCGTGGCCGTGCTGCAGCTCCCACTGCCAGCTCCAATGTTGACGCAGCAGACATCCCAGAGTTTGAGCATTTTGGCACAGTGGGCCCCAGAGGACTTCCACCTCTGACGG AGTATCTTGACATCTGGGACGTGGACATGATTAAGAAGCCTGATGAGATCAACAAGATAGATCACCACACCGCACTGTACCATTCGGACTTTCTCATCGTCCGCAGAGGACAAGAGTTCCAAGTCAACATCACCTTCGACCGAACCTATAAACCTGCTGAGGACAAGTTTGCTGTAGAGTTTGTCATTG GCTCCAACCCTCAGTACAGCAAAGGCACCTATATTCCTGTCTTGCCCACTAAGGAGCGTCAGAGCTCCTGGGAGGGCCGCATCATAAACAAATCTGATAATGTGATCACCATGGGCATCACACCTGCAGCAAACTGCATTGTTGGAAAGTACCACATGTACGTTGCTGTGATGACGCCCTTCGGCATTCGCAGGACCAGAAAAGACAACAGCAGGGATGTCTACATCCTCTTCAACCCCTGGGCGGCAG ATGATGCTGTGTTTCTGGATgatgaggaagaaaggaaggagtGTGTGATGAATGAGATGGGGATCATCTATCATGGGGCCTTCGATGATATTGCTGAGAGAGACTGGAACTATGGCCAG TTCAACTATGGAGTCTTGGATGCATGTCTGTCCGTCATGGACAGGTCTGATATGCCCATCAACAACAGAGGAGACCCCATTAAGGTGGCCAGACAGGCATCTGCTATG CTGGACTCTCTTGATGACAATGGTGTGTTGGTGGGTAACTGGACTGGAGAGTACACCTACGGAGTGGCGCCCACTTCCTGGACTGGAAGCACCGACATCCTGCTGAGCTACGCCAGCAGCAAGATGCCGGTCTGCTACGCTCAGTGCTGGGTCTACGCTGCCGTCTTCAACACCT TCCTGCGGTGTCTCGGCATCCCATCCCGGGTCGTCACCAACTACTACTCTGCCCATGACAATGATGGAAACCTGAAAACTGACATCATCTTGGATGAGAATGGCAGGGTGGACCGCAACCGCACCAAGGACTCCATCTG gAACTATCACTGCTGGAATGAGTGCTACATGACCCGACCAGACCTCCCACCTGGTTTTGGAGGCTGGCAGGTTGTAGACGCAACACCACAGGAGACCAGTGATG GCATGTACAGATGTGGTCCTGCATCAGTCTACGCCATCAAACATGGACAGTTGTGCTTCCCCTTTGATGCAGCCTTTGTGTTTGCTGAG GTGAACAGTGATGTGGTGTTTTATTCCCGGAAGAAAGATGGAACCATGCAGCCTGTCAAAGTGAACCGGAGTCATGTAGGACGCTTGGTTTTGACCAAAACTCCAGGAGATGTGACCCGTCGCGATATCACCAGTCAGTACAAGTTTGTAGAAG GTAGTGCTGAGGAGCAGACCGTCCTGGAAAAGGCAGAGGAGTTTGGCTGCAAAAGAGACAAGTCTGACCTTCCTGTGGCTGACATAGACCTGGTCCTGCCCAAACTGGAAATCAGAGTGGGAGACGACTTTGAGCTGAGCTTGGAGTTTGTAAACCGAAGCAACCAAGAGCGCACTGTGAACACCTACATCAGCGGGAGTGTGGTGTACTACACCGGTGTCAACAAGCATGAGTTCCTGCTCAGAGACCCCTCAGTGAAGATCAGCCCCAACTCCA gtGCTAAAGAGGTGGTGATGGTCCAGTCAAAGAGCTATATGAAGCATCTGGTGGAACAGGCCAACCTTCACTTTATTGTTACTGGGAAGGTCAAGGAGACCGGCCACGTTGTTTCTGCCATGAAAGTTGTCACCCTGCACAATCCCAAACTCACCGTTGAG GTGTCTGGTGAAGGCAGAGTGAGTGAAGAGATGGTGGCAACTGTGCGGTTTACAAACCCTTTCAGCTTCAACCTGGAAAATGTCTACATTCGCATGGAAGGACCCGGTCTCATGCCGCCCCAGTTCAAATATTACAG TTTGATCACAGCTGGTTCCTCTCTGACCTGGGCCGAGTTTTTCACCCCGCACAGGGCTGGCTCCACCAGGGTGATCGCCACTCTGGACTGTCCTGTTCTCAGGCAGGTCTATGGCCAAGCGTCCATCACCATCAAGCCCTGA
- the LOC113157211 gene encoding protein mono-ADP-ribosyltransferase PARP14-like — protein MDEYQHPLFFEAKDLTQRDKEKLRRHFLKRRDSGGGDCGMIEKIGDNIYKISFKEKEDQERVLQRKFHTISLPSGELHLTLSRTSSPQTLNQPPTQTVSKTNTKSLEKIFKIDIYLLYYLRDNPKAYKVLQKQLSAIGCTVELNFDEEEAVVKGDIEKAPGRGFGAAEKWEIQVDRVFIGLTDSYICHHVLDPKQIRILMQDPSFVTDDIRVYTELGYSVVVGEFGAVNDRIANVEKNVPIRKELPVVEKRFKLIEEEFTREMRAHYSEVKVLIGNAMVILEGPEKEVQLGTTKLDELMKSVKERRVNLPTELITFIKTSGAISKYQDRFQQSLRNPVSLEVGSDLVLSSLSSGALDEAEAAVKRDLSMDTVQLQGAAAVPPDLDRVKEILNKAKNEVNCEEFRVDFSFISAVSGTALTKVRLVGYSENVNKLKEVLHDYQLNYVGTQEAMDLSPDLVDCFDKILDLIGMKQTEVTLKASHFPHPCVLVSGPRCLVRETQRNLKATLASLTSDTLVLDGSGAQRYFEADGKLNIELVESSCQVIIRKQQRVHSNLSVISKPRSISSPSALSITPKHPDPPKTNLEIKIGSIEDEQVNVLVAPMLNKKLTSTKIGKHLSRKAGEIMKRNFDQMAAKCTIGPGDVLQLDGPSSLGCSKLLFIECLPWDGVRGRSVQALGDGLKKCLDLCVQQGWSSVAFPVIGPGIILKYPLREAVQVLTDKIHQFGLSASSGSLSTIHIVIKPGYPDSEECYQDVYKRLSSNLNQGGRAIFRSLTSDLDDISMTVGHGVKLQLVFGDITNEITEAIVNTTDFVNFHNDGVCKDILTVAGPEVEAELKGAKVNKGEVFITQSGAFPCEAILHVCGEKDAGVIEQLVCDIIQHCETFEFKSVAIPAICAGAGGMDPGVVAGAIIRGVKTATSSTPLFSLTNIHLVLIKMNVFLAFKEEAMQVFTTAVIHRVSALQLPHVQQQQPLSANADLSTLYTNTTNQQSVFLFLGLSTKDVYTAKTKLKDLYQAQCSTQTFTKEQVDGLTQDDMKDLEQLVETQGLYTQWDQPGQGSLTVSGLKDGVNRVMQMINACMQGSLIRVVRDREEDDLYTRVAWCILGQNGNWERLPKAANYNLENNDVAGGIVDAQGTSWTVDLQRTEAKRQTGQTANLKRLHNQPDFTLPLYWDDMADNETMKVVALQPSSAEYRSVKEAFKRTVPKTVMKIERLQNIHLRRAYEAQRKLITDKNILDGGAGEKLLYHGTTQDNCDAIMKNGFNRRYAGQNATSYGHGTYFAVSASYSANPTYSKPAVDGSQLMFVARVLTGTYTVGGSAMKVPPPRNVLQPHDLYDSVVDRIDNPSMYVVFHDNQAYPDYLITFKSW, from the exons ATGGACGAATACCAGCATCCACTGTTCTTTGAAGCCAAAGATctgacacaaagagacaaagagaagctcaggagacactttttaaaaagacgGGACTCTGGGGGAGGTGACTGTGGAATGATTGAAAAAATCGGAGacaacatttataaaatcaGTTTCAAGGAAAAAGAAG ATCAGGAAAGGGTTCTACAGAGAAAGTTTCATACTATCTCGCTTCCTAGTGGAGAGCTACATCTGACCTTGAGCCGAACCAGTTCACCACAGACTCTTAATCAGCCACCGACACAG ACAgtctcaaaaacaaacacaaaaagccttGAGAAAATTTTCAAGATTGACATTTACCTCCTGTATTACCTGAGGGACAACCCTAAAGCCTATAAAGTACTACAGAAACAACTCTCTGCTATCGGCTGCACAGTGGAGTTAAATTTTGATGAAGAGGAGGCAGTGGTGAAAGGAGATATTGAAAAAGCACCTGGAAGAGGCTTCGGTGCTGCAGAGAAATGGGAGATACAGGTGGATCGAGTCTTCATTGGTCTCACTGACAGCTACATTTGCCATCATGTGCTTGACCCAAAGCAAATTAGAATCCTAATGCAGGACCCGTCCTTTGTAACTGATGATATCAGAGTCTACACAGAGCTGGGCTATTCTGTGGTTGTGGGAGAGTTTGGTGCTGTGAATGACAGGATTGCTAATGTGGAAAAGAATGTGCCAATCCGTAAAGAACTGCCAGTTGTGGAGAAAAGGTTTAAACTGATAGAAGAGGAGTTTACTCGAGAAATGCGTGCCCATTACTCAGAAGTTAAAGTACTCATTGGTAACGCCATGGTAATTTTGGAGGGACCTGAGAAAGAGGTGCAGTTAGGAACCACAAAACTTGATGAACTGATGAaaagtgtaaaagaaagaagagtgaACCTCCCTACAGAATTAATCACCTTCATAAAAACCAGTGGGGCCATCTCCAAGTACCAGGATCGTTTCCAGCAGAGTCTAAGAAATCCTGTTTCCCTGGAGGTGGGATCAGACCTGGTTCTGTCCAGTCTGTCGTCTGGTGCCCTGGATGAAGctgaagcagcagtaaaaagGGACCTGAGCATGGACACAGTGCAGCTCCAGGGTGCTGCAGCTGTGCCTCCAGATCTAGACAGAGTTAAAGAAATCCTCAACAAAGCGAAGAACGAGGTAAACTGTGAAGAGTTCAGAGTGGACTTCAGCTTCATCTCAGCAGTGAGTGGAACGGCACTGACTAAGGTACGACTTGTTGggtacagtgaaaatgtgaacaagCTGAAAGAAGTTCTGCATGACTACCAGCTGAACTATGTTGGAACACAAGAAGCTATGGACCTATCTCCTGACCTGGTTGACTGTTTCGACAAAATCTTAGACCTGATTGGGATGAAGCAAACTGAGGTGACCTTGAAAGCTTCACATTTCCCACATCcttgtgtgcttgtgtctggACCCCGTTGCCTCGTACGAGAAACTCAGAGAAACCTGAAAGCCACTCTAGCCAGTCTGacatcagacacactggttcTAGACGGGTCAGGGGCTCAGAGGTACTTCGAGGCAGACGGTAAATTGAACATAGAGCTGGTAGAAAGCTCCTGTCAGGTCATTATCAGGAAGCAGCAACGTGTGCACTCAAACCTAAGCGTGATATCTAAACCACGAAGCATCAGCAGCCCCAGCGCCCTTAGCATCACACCCAAACACCCAGACCCACCGAAAACAAACCTGGAGATCAAGATCGGCAGTATAGAGGACGAGCAA gTGAACGTGTTGGTGGCCCCCATGCTCAACAAAAAGCTGACTTCTACTAAAATTGGCAAACATCTGTCAAGGAAAGCAGGGGAGATAATGAAGAGAAACTTTGACCAGATGGCAGCAAAGTGTACCATTGGTCCTGGAGATGTTCTGCAGCTTGATGGTCCTTCATCTCTGGGCTGCTCCAAGCTCTTATTCATTGAGTGTCTGCCATGGGAtggagtcagagggaggagtGTACAG GCTCTTGGTGATGGGCTGAAGAAGTGTTTGGACCTCTGTGTCCAGCAGGGCTGGAGTTCAGTGGCCTTTCCAGTCATTGGACCtggaataattttaaaataccCACTGAGAGAAGCTGTTCAAGTGCTGACGGACAAGATTCACCAGTTTGGATTGTCTGCGTCCTCTGGGTCTCTCTCCACCATTCACATTGTCATTAAACCTGGCTATCCTGACTCTGAGGAG tgcTACCAAGATGTCTATAAACGTCTCAGTTCAAATTTGAACCAGGGGGGCCGAG cAATCTTCCGGTCCCTCACCAGTGACCTTGATGACATCAGCATGACTGTGGGACATGGTGTTAAACTACAGCTCGTGTTTGGCGACATCACGAATGAGATCACTGAAGCCATTGTGAACACAACAGACTTTGTTAATTTTCATAATG ATGGTGTGTGCAAAGATATCCTAACTGTAGCTGGTCCAGAGGTGGAGGCTGAACTGAAAGGAG CAAAAGTAAACAAGGGAGAGGTTTTTATTACCCAATCTGGGGCATTCCCTTGTGAAGCTATTTTACATGTCTGTGGAGAAAAGGACGCTGGTGTCATTGAACAACTGGTGTGTGACATAATTCAACACTGTGAAACATTTGAATTCAAGTCTGTGGCTATTCCTGCCATCTGTGCCG gGGCTGGTGGGATGGACCCAGGTGTTGTGGCAGGAGCCATCATCCGAGGGGTCAAAACTGCCACATCATCcaccccccttttctctctcactaaCATCCACCTTGTCCTGATTAAGATGAATGTCTTCTTGGCATTTAAGGAGGAGGCAATGCAGGTGTTCACTACAGCTGTAATCCACAGAG TGTCAGCACTTCAGTTGCCTcatgtacaacaacaacagccactGTCTGCAAATGCAGATTTAAGCACCCTTTACACCAACACTACAAATCAGCAGTCTGTCTTCCTGTTCCTGGGTCTTAGCACAAAGGATGTCTACACTGCCAAGACAAAGCTGAAGGATCTGTATCAAGCTCAGTGCTCAACGCAAACGTTCACCAAAGAACAGGTGGATGGCCTTACACAGGACGACATGAAGGATCTGGAGCAGCTGGTGGAGACCCAGGGTCTGTATACACAGTGGGACCAGCCTGGCCAGGGTAGCTTAACAGTGAGCGGGTTGAAAGATGGGGTGAACCGAGTGATGCAGATGATAAATGCATGTATGCAAGGCTCCCTGATAAGAGTGGTaagagacagggaggaggatgaTTTGTACACCCGTGTAGCTTGGTGCATCCTAGGACAAAATGGAAACTGGGAGAGACTCCCCAAAGCAGCAAACTACAACCTGGAAAATAATGATGTAGCAGGGGGGATAGTAGACGCACAGGGCACCTCATGGACGGTGGATCTACAGAGGACGGAGGCCAAAAGACAAACTGGACAGACGGCAAATCTGAAACGACTCCATAATCAGCCAG ACTTCACTCTGCCTCTGTACTGGGACGACATGGCTGATAATGAGACTATGAAGGTGGTTGCCCTACAGCCTTCCTCTGCAGAGTACCGGTCAGTGAAGGAGGCCTTCAAACGAACTGTCCCCAAGACTGTAATGAAG ATCGAGCGTTTGCAGAATATTCACCTGCGTCGTGCCTACGAAGCGCAGAGGAAGCTCATTACTGATAAGAACATACTGGATGGTGGAGCAGGTGAAAAGCTCCTGTACCACGGGACGACCCAAGACAACTGTGACGCCATCATGAAAAATGGCTTCAACAGGCGCTATGCTGGGCAAAATG CAACTTCTTATGGACATGGAACCTACTTCGCTGTAAGTGCCAGCTACTCAGCTAACCCCACATACTCCAAACCAGCTGTTGATGGTTCTCAGTTAATGTTTGTCGCTCGAGTCCTGACTGGTACCTACACTGTGGGTGGCAGCGCCATGAAGGTTCCTCCTCCACGCAATGTCCTGCAGCCCCACGACCTCTATGACAGCGTGGTGGATAGAATAGACAACCCCAGCATGTATGTTGTGTTCCATGATAACCAAGCGTACCCAGACTACCTCATCACCTTCAAGTCATGGTGA